Within Spinacia oleracea cultivar Varoflay chromosome 4, BTI_SOV_V1, whole genome shotgun sequence, the genomic segment ctagaaactactcttggttaggtacgtctaagaactttattaggtaaacctatcgaatttgccacgacataaaaggactccttacttatatcgctgagttttaccaaaactaacatgtactcacaattgtttgtgtaccttacccctttagaatcaataagtaacacctcgctatggcggaaaactattactaagattgatgtgaaggttatccaagtaagtgttattttggcatggcaccttttaactcaatttttaagtttggaacataaggctcttactatgttcactacaaaaaaaaattgatatagcGACGGAAATATTCCGTATCAGGAATCAtgaaatccgtctctaaactaGGTTAGCAACGGATCCAGAAACGGAAAGCCTCCGTTGGCAAAAACCTTGTCGGTAACTGAAGATATCGACGGATGCTAAGAAAACCGTCGATAAACCAGCGACAAAAAAATGTCCGTTCCAAAATTCTGTTGCTAAGACTTAGAAACAGAACTTATTATTCTGTTGCTGCTTTTAGAAACGGAAAGGAAATTACCGTTGAAACACCCAGCTACGGTATTTCTAAATCCCACGCTGGTTTCAGCAACGGATTTTGTTTTCTGTCTCTGAGCCTTGCTAGGGATTTTGCTTTTCTGTTTCTGAATTTAGCTACGGATTTAATTTTCCGTCTCTGGATTTAGCTACGGATTTTGTTTTTCTGTCGGTGGTTTTAGCTACGGATTTCCACTTCGCTCTCTAACTTCAGAATCTTGATTTCCAGATTTCAGCTACGATTTATTGTAATCTGTCGCTGAGCTtcaattattttaattacaaGTATTACATTCTAATGATAAATACATTTTAAATAAACATAAGGTTTTAATGTACCTGAACTTTGAatattaaaagtaaaataaaagggACTTGCAAAATAATAACCATTGTAATAAAATTTTCCAAGTATGCCCAAAAGAACTAGATCATCTAGTTAACTAAGCTTAGAAAGTGGCTAACAAGGAGCTTATACCCCTATGCAAAAGCAGCTCCCTCTGACTAACTTAGGTTAATATTTTGTACCATTAATTACAAAATATACTAACTTAAGGCATATTTTAGAAAAATATAACTAAACATGCTTAATGAAATACAATGAGACTTTGTAGGCATGTATGTGCAAATTAAAAATCCATCTTCAATCCAAAAAGAAATCTTCAATCCATTACGCTTGCAGTCATCCATCTACCAAATAAGTGCAGCTCAAGGAGATGATGTAGAAGTAGGAGGAGTGACCGAAAGATTGTTGGCTTGCACAATAAGTCGCACTTGTTCATGAAGAGCCTCCAATTGTTTTTGAGTTTCAGCAAGTTTTGTTTGGGTTTCAGCAAGATTCTCCTGGGTTTGAGCAAGGTTCTCCTTGGTTTCATcaagctctttcttttgttccaTTGCATAATTTAATCGTGATTTTTTTGTCCTCCTATCTTCAGGTCTCTCATAGAAAGAGTCAGCTGCTGCTCCCAAACCAAATATCCTTCCCTTGTCACTCCACCCACCAGTAGCCTCAAGGAACAACTCATCATCTGTTCTTCGATTCTCAACCTCACATTGTAGATTTGCATCTTTTCTGTTTTTATAGTCATTCTGCAAAAAAGAATACACCAAAGAACATTATTAGGGGTCTGATGACTTATTATATTTTCAATACAATGTATGGTATTATGATGTCATGTAATTAGGTTGTTGGATTCATATTTATCTAACATGTTATAGTTCAGGTTGTTGGATTCATATTTATGTTACGATTGAAACTTCCTATGACAATTGACTCGTATGCATGTGACAAAGGCACCTTGTGATTTAGTTCATTCCTTTAGCTTATGCCTTTATATTGATGGGAAAACATGGCTTCTAGGTGATAGTAGTTTCAACATAAATGGCTACCATTTCTATTGTTTTAGCAGGTGATGACTGAAAATTTCGGCAGCATTTCCCCTAAATATGGACAACCTAAAATTCCATTTAGGTAATTACGTCAACTTTAACCTGTTTCAACTTCCAACCTTCCAAACAAATTCAATATCCAACAATCCGATAATCAATGTTCAATACTCAATCATCACCAGGGTGTTCTGACAACTTATACTGTAAACCATGGCTAAGACAATAGCATATTCATACTACATAACTTAGAAGCTACAATAGATATTAAATATAGTAGATAAGAAAACCTTTTGCCCAAGTCAATTAATCAGATGAGAATTTGGTATTTTGGCCACTGATTAAAAGAGGATTGCTAGCTGCTGCATGTAGACCAGGAAGCTTTTTGCGGGATCAGCCACAGTGAGAAGAACAGAATATTATTGATTATCAAGGTGAATAAGTTCCCAATTTTGTAAGGGCATGAGAACTGAGAAGTGAGCACTCCATCTATCCACTCATTTTTAGTTACAAAGGCCATAATAATGTCTATGCCAATTCCAATTTAGTTACCCCTGCTTCCAGAATCCAGACATCTCTGCTTCCTGAATCCAGATATCCCAAACCCCATTGTAATATCTATGCCAATTCCAATTGTCATAAACATTCTTATACAGTAAACCATGGCTAAGATAATAGTATATTCATACTACATAACTTAGAAGCTACAATAGATAATAAATATAGTAGTTTGAAGAGTTGTACTCCACAATACTTACCCACACAGCTTCTGCCTTAGCATTAACAAATCGACCACCACTATCCGCATGGGTTTCAAAGTAAACCTCTGATGGAGTTGGCGGACGTCCCAACTTCTTTGCCTATTTATTTTGTACAAAAAACATCAACGCAGAAAAATGCAAGGCATAAATAACAACTGAAATTGAACATGATATGCACTGTGAttcttggaaagaaatcattaCCAATTTTAGCCTCACTTCTTCTGTAGATATGGATCCTTGTCGATGGTGAATCTTTTGGTCACCGTTTCCATTCCGATTTTTTGAacattgatttgatttttttttgttctccTCTTCTTCCATAATCCGAATCATTTCTTCCCTTACGGTAGGAGGACACCATTCAGCATTGTAGTCAGGTTGATTGCGCACCTTCGACACCATGCCAGTAAGGAGCCTACTTACCTTAGATTTCCATCCCTTCTTAACCAACTTAGCTACTGACGGATCCCATGAGAACTCATGCTTAAGTTGAATATGCAAGGATCAAACAATGAAGAAGCAttaattttttaaatgacaAACATAACtatccactactacaaaattgTTAATAACCAACGTTCATACACAACCgttttaatttatgatttttatctTACTTAGGGTTTTAATTCTACTACTTCCAACCAATGTAGGCACCAGAGACCTAATCATCCATATTTGTTCTTGAGAGAATGACCTAATCATCCATactgtaagaccgtcttattCGTCTTACAGTAACCAAGTCACACAGTAAAAAACTGTTTTGCACAGTAAGAAAACTAATGCTTATAGAAAGATGTGCATACAACAACCTCTAGACTCGCTGGGCTTACATCACACAGTAAAAACTGTTTTGTAGTGCAGCAGTTGGGTTCAAAGGATCTACACTCTACAGTGGCTCCCAAGCAAAGAGGGGTCATTCTGGCAAGTAGCAGCATTGGTGTGCCAGCCATGGAGGGCTAGGAACGACTCCTATCGGAGTGCAATGTTCCAATTGTACAGAGTATTACATAGACATGGGGAAAGTCGTTAGTCATTGATCTATTCAGCGTTTATTCACATGATGTTTGCGGAAAAACACAAAAACTTCTTACCAACAACTAAACCATGCATATATGGTACTCTTATAATCTATAGTAGGCTAGAGGAACACCAACAACTGAAGAGGTGAATAGGGCTAGCTGCTACTACTAAATAATGGCATGCAGTCAACGAAACAGAGATTGGTTTGTGAGAAGCACGATCATCAAAAATAATTAGTCATACACAACGCAGAGGGCCGGGTGAACCTCATTAAGAAAGAGTGCCATAAAGATCTTTTTTTGCACTCAGTGACTTTGAGAACTTCATAGGAacaagaaatctgaaaatgataAAGCATACAAGCTGTTGTTGTGACCATCTACAAAACGAAAGATAGTAACTACACCTACATGGCCAAGAAAATACACAATGTTGTAAGGTGGTCATTGATATCAAGAAGTCTTCCAGGAAAAACAGATAATGAGATAAAAAGCTACTGGAATTCTCATCATAAACCGAAGACATAAACCTCAAAAAAATACAAACCTTGAAAGCATTCCACCACCTTTGTTGAACTTGCGGTGGAGTCATCTTCCAATTGCAATAGGGTcccttaaaatatattttataagaTGTCTGAGAAACCTTGTCAACAACAGCACGATGAGGAAACCTGTTCAATGAAAAATGTTAAAATTATCACATTTGCACAACTTGCTACATCAACTTAGTTTAGAAGCTTTTGTCGAAGTAAAAGTGATCTAAAAGAAACTCACCATAATTCGTCAGGGTGCAGCACATAGTCAACCTTTTCAGGGTTACCTGTCTCATCAAATGCGACTGTGATTGCTTCACGATTGTGGGCTGCATCAGCATTATGGAGGGGGGTTGTCTGGGGAACTTGATGGGGTCCTTGACTGGCTGCGTTTGGCACCTGATGAGTTGTGTTAGTTGTTGCCATATTCTTGTTTGATGCTGCTTGGGGGCGGATGGTGCTTGCCACATGGATCACAGAATTAGGCACATGATGGAGCATGCTTGCTGCCGCATTAGACCCATAACTAAGCACCTGATTCAGCGTGTTTGGTTCTGCCTCATGCCcataatttggaaattgtgGAGTCTCTTCACCTATAATGTGACTACTTGTTTGGGCATTAGAACGGTATCCTGGAGGTCGGATGATGGCTCTCCTCCCATTCAAACCACCTCTACGTCTATATGACATCTGCATGTTAAATTACGATACATAGTAACACGCAAAAAGTTAATAATTATTCACAATACCACAAACTTGACCAGGTGCTCCACAGAACCTACAGGAGGTCCTGCAGGCAGAGGTGTTGCACCTGCAAAACAACAAGATGGCTTATTTAGTTGTACACATGAAGACATGCCAACACAAATATTAGCATATTTATAATCAGAACCCCAATACTACTCAGAATTAATCAAAATCAAACAACATATTTATAAACAAAAACATCAACAATAAGCATAAGTTGCAAGAGCTAAGCAAGGTCAATTCTTATCAGAAACATACAGTCAATACGCTAATAAAACTACAACACATAAATAAGTTTTAGTATTTAGTTTAAACAAACACAGTAATAACacattacaaaaaaaaagtgtTTAATTGTCTAGATCTTCATTGGTTAACTTTCATCACCGTCTTCTTCGTCATCATCCTCGCCATCAGTAAAATCTTCTTctatttcttcttcttcttcttcctcctcctcatCGTCTCGGTCATCCTCATCACCCTCATCATGCTCAACTTGTACAGTTTGCTCAGTGGCGAATCTTAGACAGTTAGACTAAAAGCAAAGGGGCTAATGTTCGGTCCTAACCTCTAAATCAAAAGTTAAACACATAATGATCAGGCTCGAACCTGAAACCAAACACAATGGCTTTCTAACTGAATGTACAACCAATCCAAACATCCTGTTTACTACCTCTATTATGTCATAAGGagagaaaaataatattttttaaaatataaaaaagaagaaaCATATTGTGTCACTTTCTTAAAAAAAGAAGAAACATCCATATCACTGTATAGGTAGTTTCTAATCCTACAGCACCTGTCAAACTGCACTGTATTATCCTGGGCATGCCGTATTAATTCATGCTCCCTCTAACAACAACTGAAACTGTAAATTGTCATACCATTCATAACGCACAGAGTACTCTTGATCAATcttgattctagttaaattacaAAATGTTCTATGCTTGCTTAGACAAATAAAAACTATTCTCTGCTTGCTTAGACAAATAAAAACGATTAATAGTAATTCAATAATTCCGCAGAGAAAAAATCTCTGCATCTGAATATTCCGGAGAGAAAAAATCTCAAGTTCTAGGAAAGAGTTCTAATTCCCAACAAATAATtcattaaaataaaacatcTAAAAGCAAGGAAATTCAGATGCAGAGATGAGATGAGCATTTATCAAGCTGACTCAACCCACACTATGCAGGCTTGAGCTCAAATAAGTAAGTTTGAGCTCCATGGGCATCAAAAGCCTTAGCCAGGGATTTCTGaatttctcttttgtttttccgtTTGATTAATTAGAAATTTAGAATCTAAAAGCTACTGAAATCTCACAGACAATGCTTACTCCAAAACCAATTATTCTATACAGCCAAAATATACAATTACattatcaacaagacaacaatAGTTCAAAATTCACTGACAAATTGAACAAACACCAAACTGACTctctttcttcaatttttcttcaaaatcaaacaaaactaCACTAGAAATTGTTGAAAATCGTTAAGCTAATTCGCAACTAGAGACCACAAAACGCATAGGAAAATACATGAAACGATACACTtatctaaaaaaattcaatcaatcGGAGAAATTACAAATATGATAAAGAAATCGATTGCATAAAAgagaatttcatccaaaattatCTTAGTAAGAATGAGGCATATCTTAAGAACAAAAAGAATGAGCAATATGCACCAAACCCTAACACGAAGCTCAGAGGAGAGAGGGGGCGGCGTGAAAATACCCACCAGAATCGTGGGTGTTCGAGGAGAGAGGCGGCGAACGTTCATCGGTGGTCGGTGAACCTGGAATTTGGGTGAAGTTTCTGAGTAAAGTGAGTTCTAGAATGAAgaagggaagaagaagaggagtgAAGAGCGAATGATTTAGGTTATAGCGGGCAAAATGAAAAGTTCAGCGCGTTAATGAATTTTTTTGACTTTCTTTTctcaattttgttttaaaaaaaataaaataagttacAGATACAGAATTATATTTCCGTCTCTAAACTAGCGACGAAAATGGTGTTTCAGTTTCTAGTTTTATATACGGTATTTAATTTCCGTCGCTAAATTTACTCAGTGACGGAATATTACATTTCCGTATCTCAGTTAGAAACAGATTTATTTCAGTCGCTAAAAATCCGTTTCTATATAGCCCATTTTTTGTAGtggttggttagattttaagtgaactaaaatccttaatcatgcaacataatcaagccacaatgtcatgcatatttaagatatatttaaaagcaataaataacttaaagcatgcataagataaatgtgatctagtatggcccgacttcatcttgaagcttcaacttcaaagtccgtcttgaaatttaaagctcatataaaacatacaagtttaattaaaatttaaagctcatataaaattataatcgaattcatttatttaatttattttcagttgaattaaatgaatttaaattaattcaaggtttaattttagtaaaataattagtataaattaaaatttataataattatattattcaaaattaaaatccgagaaaacaatttaaattattagttttaaaattaattaaaaacatttccgaactgaaaatctaaaattaaaacgaaacgtaTCAATtatcgcaagacgaggcacttgggcttgcgcccaagccccatcgagctacgaggccccaTGCTCCGTGCCATTGATCGTTGCACGCGGCTTGCACAGCCACAGCGCACACATGCCCCTctgccacgcacacacgcagccttgctagctacgctgcgcgcagcttcGTGCTGTGTAGTGGCTGCCTACCCCTTGGCGAGCctggtgcgtcgtggcgcaacccatcgctgcccacacgcatcttgCTCGTCGCATGTGTTGCCCATtcccctcgcccatcgcccagcaTGCACGCCCAGGCTTCGAGCCTTGCGTGCCGCCtagcttgttgctcgctgcattcgcaccgcacgggcgacgagctcccttgctcgtcgtcgcgtgcccgcactatacaacaccccttaagggtaacacgtagcttccattgctttgtgcatgcaacatttatgagggtatttcataaaaatttaaaatttttaattcaaaattaatgacaaattaacaaatcacatttatttcataattttagggcgaaaaatcgaaaatttattaatcaattaatttccgattaacatggattcaaatctaggtcataaaaatttaaaatttatcacaaattaacaatttttatggtggtttttaatcatggatacctaattaaatcattaattaattatgaaaataaaatcaattctaaattattcgaatttcaacaaattaatcataattacaaattaggttgtataattaacaagtctaggcattcaaaattgttaaacatatacagtaggtcaatcaaaaattcaagatttatcaacatgaatcgcaaatattcaatttaacatcttaaatttacaaacttttgcgttcgaaaaactaaaacctcggaaaagtcatagttaaaattttagaatgccttttacatgcggaattgacacaaaaatcactcgatttggatgagtaacgaagaaactgccgaaaaactgcgtacatataattaaataaacgcaatttgcaattaattaacaattacgaaaattaatcaccccttttaattctttgcaaatttgtaaaatttaaccatgttaagcaatttatagattatgcaaataataacaggctcgtgataccactgttaggttatgatacatatgaaaaacataaatcatgcggaaaaaccttaatgccaggatacatattaattgcacataatcatataattagtctaggatgcaaacactttgtagcgtgccctccctagctgcgcccgaaccgaacaagaacaagtctttaggactccaagtgtcgtccctccgtagatagtccacagcacgtccggatccgccttaagatcgaccaactagaatcgcccttaaggtactattattttcggctaaataggcaagTAATATGGATGATTTTtccgcttaaaaatcctagcttttattgtttgaatacttattaAACTCGCGTAtgaatttgtgaccctaggcacatatttatagaatcatggaaaaggatttagaatcctattagaatactaaattaattaattagaatccctttagaactctatttaattaatatttatcttctaggattagaatttaatcatagcacgaattccgatagctttaggattcatatagcacgcacacgagcgcgagcacgagcaccacacagcccgcgcgcatgcctcgcggcccacacGAACTGCACATCGCCCAACGCATTGCTTCGCAGCCCACTTGCTCCGGGCGCGCGCcacgccttgctgggcctggccttgcgttgggcctggcgaggctttggcgtgtggtttgatgcgtacggcttgctgggcgagggtcTGGcatcgtgttgggccttcgtctagcaagtctcgtccgatgctaattcgtacgatacgcttccgattaaattcccgattccggaattcatttccgatacgaacaatatttaacatttccgattccggaattaatttccgtttcgaacaaatatttaatatttccgtttccggaattatttaaccgattccgataatatttccgattctgacaatatttctgtttccggcaaaatttcctattccgg encodes:
- the LOC110802428 gene encoding uncharacterized protein; amino-acid sequence: MVSKVRNQPDYNAEWCPPTVREEMIRIMEEEENKKKSNQCSKNRNGNGDQKIHHRQGSISTEEVRLKLAKKLGRPPTPSEVYFETHADSGGRFVNAKAEAVWNDYKNRKDANLQCEVENRRTDDELFLEATGGWSDKGRIFGLGAAADSFYERPEDRRTKKSRLNYAMEQKKELDETKENLAQTQENLAETQTKLAETQKQLEALHEQVRLIVQANNLSVTPPTSTSSP